Proteins encoded within one genomic window of Eurosta solidaginis isolate ZX-2024a chromosome 1, ASM4086904v1, whole genome shotgun sequence:
- the Sce gene encoding E3 ubiquitin-protein ligase RING1 isoform X1, whose translation MTSLEPAQNKTWDLSLYELQRNPQEIITDNTEIAVSPRSLHSELMCPICLDMLKKTMTTKECLHRFCSDCIITALRSGNKECPTCRKKLVSKRSLRPDPNFDLLISKIYPSREEYEAIQEKVMAKFNQTQSQQALVNSINEGIKLQSQNRPQRFRAKGCGGGRNGAVGNSANPNNEGGVTNGNDSEVGESGSTAPQSATVAIGAPVAASAPVATTAATTATVTAAEVPSTQCSTSAAAAATTTATVSASACTASTSRMQPDDGGSNPPSMRSTPSPVPSDLSSSKLKRAMSVLTSERSEESESDSQMDCRTEGDSNIDTEGEGTGELGINDEIELVFKPHPTEMAGDNQLMKALKENCIRYIKTTANATVDHLSKYLAMRLTLDLGAELPEAYRMLNFCIYIAPQPQQLVILNGNQTLHQVNDKFWKVAKVNKPMEMYYSWKKS comes from the exons ATGACTTCTCTAGAGCCTGCCCAAAATAAAACTTGGGATTTATCTTTGTATGAATTGCAACGTAATCCTCAAGAAATTATCACCGATAATACAGAGATTGCAGTTTCCCCGCGAAGTCTGCATAGCGAATTAATGTGTCCCATTTGTTTGGATATGCTAAAAAAGACAATGACAACCAAAGAATGTCTGCATCGTTTTTGTTCCGATTGTATCATTACCGCATTACGTTCGGGCAACAAGGAATGTCCAACTTGCCGCAAAAAACTTGTCTCAAAACGTTCACTACGGCCTGACCCCAATTTTGATTTGCTCATATCAAAAATATATCCCAGCCGCGAAGAGTACGAAGCTATACAAGAAAAAGTAATGGCCAAGTTCAATCAAACGCAATCACAGCAGGCATTGGTTAATTCAATAAATGAAGGCATAAAACTACAATCACAAAATCGGCCACAACGCTTTCGTGCCAAAGGTTGTGGTGGCGGCCGCAATGGGGCCGTCGGTAATTCAGCAAATCCGAATAATGAAGGTGGTGTAACTAATGGGAACGATAGTGAAGTTGGTGAAAGCGGGAGTACCGCACCGCAATCTGCCACTGTTGCTATTGGTGCCCCCGTTGCCGCAAGTGCTCCGGTTGCTACTACTGCTGCTACAACTGCTACTGTTACTGCAGCTGAAGTGCCATCAACCCAATGCAGCACTTCGGCTGCTGCGGCTGCGACGACGACGGCAACAGTATCAGCATCTGCTTGCACTGCTAGTACCAGTCGTATGCAACCTGATGATGGTGGTTCAAATCCACCATCCATGCGTAGCACACCTTCGCCGGTACCATCAGATTTGAGTAGTTCAAAACTAAAACGCGCCATGTCTGTGTTAACATCTGAACGTTCTGAAGAGTCGGAATCTGATTCACAAATGGATTGTCGTACTGAGGGGGACTCCAATATTGATACGGAAGGAGAAGGTACTGGTGAGTTGGGTATAAATGATGAAATAGAATTAGTCTTTAAACCACATCCAACTGAAATGGCTGGAGATAATCAATTGATGAAGGCGTTAAAAGAAAATTGCATACGCTATATTAAGACTACAGCGAATGCTACAG TTGATCATTTAAGCAAGTATTTAGCGATGCGTTTAACACTTGATTTGGGGGCAGAACTTCCCGAAGCTTATCGTATGCTTAATTTTTGCATATACATAGCTCCTCAGCCTCAACAATTGGTCATATTGAATGGTAATCAGACATTGCATCAAGTAAATGACAAATTCTGGAAGGTAGCGAAA gTTAACAAACCAATGGAAATGTATTATTCGTGGAAGAAATCTTAA
- the Sce gene encoding E3 ubiquitin-protein ligase RING1 isoform X2, translated as MTSLEPAQNKTWDLSLYELQRNPQEIITDNTEIAVSPRSLHSELMCPICLDMLKKTMTTKECLHRFCSDCIITALRSGNKECPTCRKKLVSKRSLRPDPNFDLLISKIYPSREEYEAIQEKVMAKFNQTQSQQALVNSINEGIKLQSQNRPQRFRAKGCGGGRNGAVGNSANPNNEGGVTNGNDSEVGESGSTAPQSATVAIGAPVAASAPVATTAATTATVTAAEVPSTQCSTSAAAAATTTATVSASACTASTSRMQPDDGGSNPPSMRSTPSPVPSDLSSSKLKRAMSVLTSERSEESESDSQMDCRTEGDSNIDTEGEGTGELGINDEIELVFKPHPTEMAGDNQLMKALKENCIRYIKTTANATVDHLSKYLAMRLTLDLGAELPEAYRMLNFCIYIAPQPQQLVILNGNQTLHQVNDKFWKVNKPMEMYYSWKKS; from the exons ATGACTTCTCTAGAGCCTGCCCAAAATAAAACTTGGGATTTATCTTTGTATGAATTGCAACGTAATCCTCAAGAAATTATCACCGATAATACAGAGATTGCAGTTTCCCCGCGAAGTCTGCATAGCGAATTAATGTGTCCCATTTGTTTGGATATGCTAAAAAAGACAATGACAACCAAAGAATGTCTGCATCGTTTTTGTTCCGATTGTATCATTACCGCATTACGTTCGGGCAACAAGGAATGTCCAACTTGCCGCAAAAAACTTGTCTCAAAACGTTCACTACGGCCTGACCCCAATTTTGATTTGCTCATATCAAAAATATATCCCAGCCGCGAAGAGTACGAAGCTATACAAGAAAAAGTAATGGCCAAGTTCAATCAAACGCAATCACAGCAGGCATTGGTTAATTCAATAAATGAAGGCATAAAACTACAATCACAAAATCGGCCACAACGCTTTCGTGCCAAAGGTTGTGGTGGCGGCCGCAATGGGGCCGTCGGTAATTCAGCAAATCCGAATAATGAAGGTGGTGTAACTAATGGGAACGATAGTGAAGTTGGTGAAAGCGGGAGTACCGCACCGCAATCTGCCACTGTTGCTATTGGTGCCCCCGTTGCCGCAAGTGCTCCGGTTGCTACTACTGCTGCTACAACTGCTACTGTTACTGCAGCTGAAGTGCCATCAACCCAATGCAGCACTTCGGCTGCTGCGGCTGCGACGACGACGGCAACAGTATCAGCATCTGCTTGCACTGCTAGTACCAGTCGTATGCAACCTGATGATGGTGGTTCAAATCCACCATCCATGCGTAGCACACCTTCGCCGGTACCATCAGATTTGAGTAGTTCAAAACTAAAACGCGCCATGTCTGTGTTAACATCTGAACGTTCTGAAGAGTCGGAATCTGATTCACAAATGGATTGTCGTACTGAGGGGGACTCCAATATTGATACGGAAGGAGAAGGTACTGGTGAGTTGGGTATAAATGATGAAATAGAATTAGTCTTTAAACCACATCCAACTGAAATGGCTGGAGATAATCAATTGATGAAGGCGTTAAAAGAAAATTGCATACGCTATATTAAGACTACAGCGAATGCTACAG TTGATCATTTAAGCAAGTATTTAGCGATGCGTTTAACACTTGATTTGGGGGCAGAACTTCCCGAAGCTTATCGTATGCTTAATTTTTGCATATACATAGCTCCTCAGCCTCAACAATTGGTCATATTGAATGGTAATCAGACATTGCATCAAGTAAATGACAAATTCTGGAAG gTTAACAAACCAATGGAAATGTATTATTCGTGGAAGAAATCTTAA